TTCAAGAGAAAGTGTAGGCCGCTTGCAAGGTTTTTTTATTGCTTACTATTTATTACTGCTGTTATTGAAGTGACCAAAGCAGCGATCGCAAATAGTACCCTTTGCCAATGAAAGTTAACCCATGTTGATAGTTCATCACTTACCCCCATAATATTGATCGTTTGTTCAGAAAACGAAGCGTTAGTTGGAAGAAAATATACCGGAAAGTAAAGAATGTTAGCGAGGGTAAACGCGATGGTTAAACCCCAAAGAAGCTTGTTTTCTTTACTCATAAAGAAAGCTAAAACAGCGAAAATAAGAACCCCCGGACCTAATGGGATCATTAGGTTACCTATACTACTCCCGTATGCTGTAAACCAGTCCAAGAATGATTGAGGCTCGGTATTTTGCCAAAATGGCGCTATTACCAAACCAATCAAAACCATAGCACCAATAAATGCGCCATTTAACGCGATAGTAGAAATTTGAACCACATTCTTAGCGTTCGCAAAATTCATCATAATTCCTTCTCTGTAATTGTAAATTACATAGGGCGTCAAAATGCCCAATAGTTGTTAAGTTGTTATACTTATTTCCGTATAACGTGAATTTAAGTTTAGTGCCATTATGATTATAAACGTATCAAACTTGTCATTAATTACAAATAGATAAATAAAGATTTTCGAGGATAATCCAGATAAAACCGTTAGCTTTATGTTCCCAGCGACCGAATAGATATCTGATTTAGTGAAACCTGAACAGGTTTAAGTAATGGAGACTGTATTACCAGGTAATACTTATTGTTGTTAAAACGGAATATCTTATTGAGATGTTTGATGGCTGCCAGTTACGCTACATAGTTGACAATCACTTACATCAAAATATTTATAGATACTATATATTACGAAAAATAAATTTGTAATTCAAAGAAACTATATTATGAAAAAAAAAGTAATAAGCTTTATTGTGGGGATTTTATTTGCCACGTTTATATATACTTATATTCGCTATGAATATTACGAAATACCTTCGTCATCAATGCTACCGACTATTCAAGTAGGCGATATTATTGGTGCGGATAAGTTTGGAGAACCACAACGATTCGATATTGTGTCTGTGCTATTTAAGTCGAAGGATAATGCGTTCATAGTACGGTTAATAGGCTTACCAGGAGACTACATAACTTACATAGATAATAATCTATGTATTAATTCAAAGTGCTTAGAGAAGAATTCTCTTTATAGCACTAATGATAACACTATCTTTTCCGAAGGTAAGCAGACTGGCTATAACATTCAACTTCTCAATCAGAAGATAGTTCCTCTCGATATTCGAAATGATAGTTGGGAGTGGCATTTAAAAAATGATGAGTACATCGTTTTAGGTGACAATCGAGATGTTGCTAACGATAGCCGTTATTTAGGTATCATCAATAAAGATGATATTATCAGCGTTATTGACTTGGAAATGTAAGTTAACACCAAACTAAAAGTCCTTCCTATTTATCGTATCAGAGCAATTAGAAAAACGTCTTGGGTATGAAGGTTGGACTGATGATTAAGTTAATAGCTCCCTTTCAATATTTTCCCACATAAACTTATAACTTTACTACACTTCATACACATATATACAATTCAACATTTATTTTGTAGACAAGATCGGTCAAAAGGAACCATCGCTACTACTAATTCAGAAAAGAATGGCTAATAGCAATGGCTTAACTTATCTGAGATTAGTTAATTTTTAGGCAATACCACAGTAACTGTCATTGGATTAATACTGACTATATCCCCCGCTTTTGCTGTGACCGTTGTTGTTCCAAAATTAGTAGAACTAGGCCAGAGATAATCGCCTTGCATATCCACTATCTCAGGGTTTGCAGAAACCCACTCGACTCTATCTGAAATATCAATCCTAGTACCATTACTTTTTATTCCTATCGCGGTTGGTTGTATGTATAGAGTGTTGTCAAAAAATAACATGACTTCATTAGGTGTGATCTCTATACCCGAAAATTCTTGTTCTCTTTCTTCCACTTCGATTCTTACTGTTGGAGTGCTTAAACCACCGAATGTTGCGAGAAGATTCGTAGTAGAGTCTGCTTTAACTCCTATTAATTCAAAATAGTCATCTACTGGCTGTCTTGTATAGGCGGCATCAGGATTATCTACATAAAGTGAAGAAGAAAAAGACACAGGCCTAGTAGTTCCATCATCATATGTCGCACGGACCCTCAATAGTGTCTCGTCCCCAGCAGTTATAGACATAGATGTCACTTCTTTACCACCAGAAGTAATCTCTAATTTTTCTAGACCAGCATTAGTCACGGTTAAGATTCGTGTATCTTTGATCTGATCACGTGTTACATTAATGAAAGTTTTACCTGCAGTTTTCCCAGTTAAAAGAAAATAACGACCCCAGTTATAGCTTTCGGCTATAGCTTGATCATCGATGCTCCATGCGAGCTTTTTATTAGATAAAATAAGACTAGTACCATCTTGAAATGTACCAACTGCAGCTAATATGGCTGGGTTTCCTACCGCTACGGAAATCTCATGGTTTGATGAACCCAGTTGCTCAATTCTAATATTCGTCAATTCAGTACCAGTGATGTCAACAGAAACAAATGAGCTAATTTCCTCAAACTTAGCACGCATAGTTGTGTGACCAACCTCTTCTCCGCTTGCTACTAAATAACTACTATAAAGATTCTTATCAAAATTAATAACATTCGGGCTGTCAGATTTCCAGGTGACATATGGAGTAAGATCAAGATTACTGCCATCATCATATTTTCCGATAGCATGTAATAAAACTTCATATGTTTTAGGTATATTAAGGAAAACGATATTAGCATCGGCATCTACAGATGCTTGCTTTATTTCTAATTGCACTAATTTAGCATCAGTAACTTTTACATCTACTTCAGAACTTACTGTTCGATTCATTCTTGCCGAGATAACAGCGTCACCAGAAGTGATCCCCTTTACCGATACGATATTATAAAGAAGCTTATCTTCCTTAATAATATCCTTCCCATCGTCATTAACATTCCATTCTACAGATTGAGTAATATCTGCTGTTGTACCATCACTATAATACCCTGTCGCCTTTAATGGTAGAGAAGCTCCCTTAGGAATTGTTATAGCAGGAGGTGTGATTTTTATGTCTTCTAACACTGGATCATTTTTACTATTTCCATCATCAGTTGCATGATCACTTCCACATCCTCCTAATAAGAGTGATACAAAAACACATAAAATCAAACTAAGTTTTTTATACATATACGACCTTTTCTAAATATAGATTCAACCAATAAGTGTGATTAGCTTTTATAATTGAGCCTGTGAAACTTAGTAAAGTATATAGTACATAGGGATGGCTTAGTAATAACATGAGGACTAAAAGTATCAACTTAAGGACAAATTGGGAATCGCTTTTATTTAAAAATATCAGACTGAAATGCTCTGGATTTTATAAAGGTTTTTTAACCAGCTCAGTAACGAAAAACACCTCCACATGGGAGGCGTTATTATATCAAAATCTGAGTGCTAAGGTTCCCAACTAAGGGTGTTATCGCTATTCAAGGCTGCTTTTTTGCTAGCATTTAGGGTAACTGAACGAGTATTAGGATCAAACTTGACAGAGGTTTTAGGAAAAGAAAAGCTTGAAACATTTATTTTTAAATCAAATTCATTTACATATGGTCGTTTTCGATAAGTAAGTTCCATCGCTGAGCTACCATCACCACATGTTAAAATTTCGTGCCCACCCGTAAGCATCAGTAGACATGTCATTTCATTATCAAACGAAACAAAACCACCTAAACCGTAGTAACGATCACCAAGCTGATTAGATTGATCTTCAAAAATATCCTTAGAGGCTAAATTTGTTGGGCTATTTTTTTTCATTACAATATGGACGGAAGTATTATTTATAACGTAACTTCTGAATAAAGCATCTTGGTTATCGTTAGTTTTTCCTGCCATATAGTTTCTTAGGTTATCCATACTTGGAACTTCTGGAAGATTAAGATCGGAAAAGATATTGTTTATAACCTGATCATAAAAAGCTGATACTAACCTGGCTGTGTTTTCAACCTTCTCTGTGTCGACATTACCCCCATCATTTAAATTTAGAATATCAAGGTTAATGGCATGTTCTGGTTTATATGGTTTCTGTGGCTCAGCGGGTGTAACTGTAGTAGTAGAACCACCACCACCGCCACCACAACCTGTCAAAGCCATAGCTATCAAACCTAAAGCAAGATTATTTTTGAACTGTTTGGTCTTGATTTTCATTTTAACCTATCCCTATATTAAAATTTATTAACTTGAACTTGGGGCGAAACTGAACTAAAACTAGCTTTCGACCAAAACATTCTATAGCAGGTGCTCGCTTTAAATTAATCCTAATTCATCAGCAGGCATAACCCTACTTTTAAACGATCCAGTAGTATCTTTATAAATGATATAGTTGTACTGTTTACCAGAAGAGAAAGTGGTTTCAGGGTCCGTAATAGATTGAACTATCTGGTCTAGCCTTCCGCTCAGTTTCTTTTTAATAACAAATTTATCCAAGTCTCCCATCGTTAGGCTACATGATAGTGTAGCCTCTCCAGCGCCAGAAATAGACTTATAAGAAAACGGAGTTTTATCAATAGTACCGCTATTGCAATAGGCATCTAAGTATAATGTGTTATCTCCAGAAAGATTAAAAATCTTAATTTCAACATTTTTACCCAGACTTACGGTATTAGATGAATAAGGTGTAAAGATTTGAATGTTCGCCTTATTTTTCGATTTTTTCCCTGTATCAGGTACAGCAATAAAAAGTCGACTTCTTTCTGGCCCTCTAATAATGGAATTCATTATGTTAGAGATTATGTTTTTAGTATTGCTATCGACAACGGAGTAAGCAAAAACACTCCCACTACCAAAGTTAAGGTTATTCTTATTTAAGGTATTAAGGGGGCTAACATTCGTAATAGAATTCACGCCCAAACCGCGGCTAATTATAAAATCTAACGCCCTATCTGTAAGGTTAACGTTTGTAATTGAAAAAATGTTAACAACTGCTTTTCCTGTACTTCCTGTACTTCCTGTACTTCCTGTACTTCCTGTACTTCCTGTACTTCCTGTACCATCATTATCAGATCCACAGCCTGCAAGAAGCGTAACAAGAAGTAAAAAAAATAATTTATTCATTAACAATATCCTTTCAATACTAACCAGATGGATAGGTATCATATCTTCTAAGTTCAAGAATACAGGCAAAAAAAATGTAAGCATTTGTAATGCTTTGTGGGCACGCATGTTCACCGAAACGCTTACAACCTTGTTAACCATCTGGAACAAAGTTTATTTTCGATAGACCTGCATCTCGCATACTGTTACCAACACGAGTCAAATCCCCCCCCAGTCCACGGATTACCTTTTTTCATTATTTTATGTCGGTGCTAATGGCGATTTTGTCGGCATATATTGCGGACAGTTTTTGTCGTTGGCTTGGATTAGATGAAGGGTTGAAGACTGCCATTATTGGTATTTCGGCTTATGTGGACCCGCTTTTTTTAACGGGGGTTAATGCTCTGGCTAAAGCTGTATCAAAAGACCCTAAGCACTTTTTAGGTATTATAGAGGAACAAATCATGAGTTGGATTACTCGCTGTTTAGCTTTATTTCGGCACCGATTACGACTGCAGAAGCTAACCTTAAATTGGCCAAGGTGGATTCGGAAAGTGAGCTTCCAACCATTCATCTTCTGATATTAAAACAGCATCGTTTTCGATAGCCACAACCTTGGATTTCGTTGTCTTACCCGCTCCCATCTTGCCACAGAAGAAGAACAGTTTTCCCTGATTTTTCATCTTTTCTCTTTTTACGCATTACACCGTGCTAAGCTAATCTGCCTCCAACATATGTCTACACTTTGCAAAGCAAAAATGCCATGTGTTGGATCGCCTGTTAGGTACTTAGTAATTTGGACATGTAAAACTCGTCGACATACTGGTCATCGATTTTCATCGCGCGTCGTTTGACACCCTCAACCTCAAAACCACGAGATAAATAGAGATTATACGCGGGCTCATTGTGGCACATAACTGTAAGCTCTAGTCTCGTAAAGTCATGCTCTGAAGCCCAGCATTCAAGATGCTCTAATAATTGCTTCCCATAGCCATTTCCAGAGGCACTCTGCTTGATACCTATAACACAATACATTGAGTGCTTATTTCGATTTGCAGTATTGCCGATACCAACAATGAAACCATTAATGCCCGAGGAGTTCGCTAATACAAACATAGACTGCGACTGACTTTCGCTAAATGATTCAATAATCTTAGTTTGTTGCTCTATCGTAGTTGTCCTTTCTCCATACTCAAGCAGCATAAATTGTGTTTCACTATCCAGATACAGCATCAGTTCTAACATAGACTGAGCATCACTGACTTTAACTTCTCGAATATCCACTTGAATCTCCTTTCTCATGAGCACCTAACGTCAAGCTAAACGGCGCAGTTTAGCCATCTTTTATAAATAAAAACCTAGCCTTCATTATTAAGTTGTTTCTGGCGCTACTTTTTTAAGTCCAAAAAATCACGACGAACAACTAAGATGTGACAATCCACCCACCTCAAAGAACTCAGGCGGTTTCAACCTATAGTATTTATCCTCCACATCCTTCGACTGCTCTGCATATGGCTGTGTCATCACATCCTGCAGTTCTCGGATTAAAGCGTAATTTCCCGCAGTTGCTTGCTGATAAGCAGGCATAACAAACCACTCTCGCAAAATGTATTTTGGATTGACTAGCTTCATCTGCCTAGAGATTTCCTCACTGGTTCGGGGCGATCTAGCATTAGCATCACAGGCGCTGTTGAGGATGGTTTTCCATTTTTCGAGCCACTCAGCCCAGCGCTTGTCCATCTCTTTGGACTCTGAATAATGCGGCGAATTATTGTAGAAGCTTTTCTTGAGTGGGCCAATGTCGTCGGGTATCGACGAGAGCTCACGGAAGAAGATAGTGTAATCGACAGGAGTTTGTATCATGAGCGTTTCTAGCTCTCTGAACAGTACGTTACAAAGAGCCTTGTGAGAGGCAGTGTTCAAAGTGCTAAGACCCAGCTTGGCAGCCCACATCGTTTCCATTTGCGCGTGCATTACTTTCGAAAATCCACTTTGAATCTCGTCGAGCTCGAGCAAATAGTCCTGATGCGACGCCAGCAACGGCCGTAACGCTGAACAAAACATGTCGAAGTTTCTTTGCGCTGCTTTTGGTTGGTTCATGAACGCAAAGTGACGACCACCACCCGTCCAAGGCTGATAATACGGGTTAAACACATCGCAAAAGCCGAAGGGACCATAATCAAGTGTAAAGCCACCGACTGCGCAGTTGTCGCTGTTGAAGTTACCCTGACAGAAGCCGACGCGGATCCAGTTAGCCACCAGCAACGTGAGGCGGCTACGAAACTCGCGCGCCAGTAACACCACTTTTTCTGAGGTGGTGAGTTGCCTATCGACAACGTCAGCGTACTCACGATCAATCAAGTGCAGCACAATTTTCTCGAGTTCCGCCATCGCGTTCAGGTGTTCGTTTTTACGAGTACGGCGAGCGAAAAGTTCGAGTTGGCCTACACGGATGAACGACGGTGCGACACGTGTCGAGATGGCGACGGCTTCAGATATAAGCATGTCGGGATTTTCCGAGCGCGAGCCCTGCGAGTACCACGGTCGCTTTACCTTCTCCGTTTTTGAAACGTACAAACTCAAAGACCGTGATGTGGGTACGGCCAGTGCGTGCATGTGTTCCTGAGCCAAGAACTCACGGATACTAGACCGCAAGACAGCGCGACCATCCGCGCCGCGGCAATATGGCGTGCGGCCGCCACCTTTCAGCTGCATTTCCCAGCGTCGACCGTTGATGACTGCCTCAAGCACAGAAATTGCACGACCGTCTCCATATCCGTTGCCGGTTTGGAACGGGCATTGCTGGATGTATTCAGTGCCATAAATGGAAAGTGCGTACCCACTCGCCCAACCTACCTTGCGCATCGGCTCTGGAACCTGAGAAATGTCCCCGGAGAACATGCGAACGAAGTCGGAGGACTCTGCAATACTGTCGGCGAAGCCAAGCTCGGAAAAAAAGGTTTTGCTGTGCGCTACATACTCTGGGTCTTTGATTGGCGTAGGATTAACGGGGACATAATGCCCCGTGAAGACTTGTCGCGGCGCGTGGTCGGCCCCGTTTTCTCTCGCATCAGGATCACAGTTGAGCGTGTCCATGAGGGAATAATTTGCCAACTTCGCAAGATCGCTAAGCGTTGATATAGTCGAGGAAGTTTTCTGAGGCCGTCGGTTAGTCATAATTGTTTATACCAAGCTCGTAAAGATAAATTTTAATACTTTGTATCTTACCCCGTTATTTATGTGTATTGCTCGAAGTACTCGTTAATTGTGTATTTTTCTGCGAAATATGGACTAATTGGTAAATTAAGATTTAGTTTTTCAATATCTATAGCGCCAAAGCCATTATGTATTTCAAACTCGTCCCAACTGATTTTGCAAACACGTTCAATAATTGAATTCTTATAAAGTAGATCTGCAAACGCCTCGGGTGTATAGCCTTTTCTTTCTGCAATGATGTGTTGGCGTGGATTAATATTATTTTGGGACACTAATGTATAATAAAAATCTGCCACATCGAATACATGAACATACTGATTATAACCGGTACTAGGAATTGCCACTGTAACAGATGAATTTTTCCAACCTTCAATAATACGGCGCATTTGGCACGACTTACCACCATAAATAATGCTCGGGCAATAAACAACATTCCAATTTAAAGATAAAGAATCATGTATGGTTTGTTCGTCATCTTTGACCATTTCGAAAGGACGTAAGGTGAAATCATTTAGCTCTTTTTCATTTGCATTACCAAATAGCCAAACACCTGACGTATGTATTTTTTTTGCAGTTTCTGACGCAAAAAGATTTAAATTTGAAAGTAAATCTCTCTCAATCCGGCTAATCTCTTCAGGCGTGTATCTTTTCCAATGTGCACGGGCGCAATTAATGACCACATCAAAGCTCCCGTGCATTTCAGTATTTTTACTTGAAATATTTCTATTGTCACATTTATCGCTTGTACCATCTCGGCTATAGACATAAACATCAACACCTTTAGCTTTGAATAGATCTCTTACATGACTTCCAACATATCCATTTGAACCTGCAATAAGTAATTTCATACTACCTCGGGAATTAGATCTACACATAAAATCTGTATAACAGGACTCTCGACTTTCCAAATCTATTCAGCCTAGTCAGTAACGACTAATCAAATGAAAAATAAGATAAAATACCAATGTGATATTAAAGCAGATTCTTAGAAAGTGTGCAGTCCTGTTATTTATTTTAGAAGTCATATTAATGATTAACAAGACTTCATATACAACTGATTCTATTGGATTTTTAATATATAGAAAAGGAAAAAAGACTTTTATCTGACAAACTGAGACTCAGCTTAGAAATAAACAAATAATACGATATAAAACCATAACTTATCATTGCGAACGGCGGCGTTTTTGCGGCATTAGGATGGGTAGTGTTGGGTACAGTAACACCGTTTCACTGTGCAGAAACTGTCAACCCAGCCGCTTTCAAATCAACGATGCCGTAATGACGAATGTTTTTACCCGCTTTGATAGCACACAATTTCCAAACTGTACTCTGTACACTCACCGCCAGAATCTATTGCTTTAAAACCCAGTTTCTCTAAAACGGCAGAACTCCGAGTATTCCAAGAATTAACACCAGCCCATATACGGCCTCGATACCCAGCACTATAAATGTGAAAAAGTAACGATTTACACATTTGAGTTGCCACTCCTTGCCCCCAAAATTCAGGCCTGACCCAATACGCCAAAGCTAAACAGTTTTCCCGTGGAAGTAGAGTAACCTGACCAACAACTACTGAGTCAGATGAAAGACAGCATGTCCACACATAGCACTTGCCAGTTTCCCAATCTAAAATCTTATCCAAGCACCAACTTTTAGCTTGCTCCAGCGTTTCAATCTTGGCCAAAGGCAGAGATGAAGGAAACTCTTTTGAACAAACCGCCCCAAACAATGCCACTGCATCATCTATACAGATGGGGCTGAAGATAAACGTTGAACTCTCAAATTCTCTCGCAAAACCCAAAGGTTACTCCTTGTGAACCAACACCACCAACACCGGAGAGCGAATCGATACCGGTGCTTGGTCTTGCTAGCTATGGCCAAAGGCTATCTGCCTCTACTGCTGCTATCTTGACACCGAAACTCGAAATATTAGGTAACGTCGCATTATGATGTGCTCGAATTTGAGCACCACTAGCGTGCGTTGTATGAGCATCCGAAACCACACACAATTAAACTATCAACTTCTAGCTCTTTTAAAAGACTTTGAAGGCTCGTATTCAAAAACGAGTCTGGCGTTGTCTTACGCACGAAATGATCACCACTTTGTGTAATTAGGCTCGACTGTAAAGCCCAACCTTCGCTACCATGTTCGATGACAGTATCAGGTTGTTCATGCTGAATAAAGATGACTGGAACTGACTTAGCACCATGAATACAAATATAATTTAGAATTTCAAATGTAGAAATCCGTGTTGATACGATTGTTATGGTAATTGTCTTACACGCAGTTTAAGTAAGCAAAATAGCCATTACTTTAAACTTGCTTGAATAATAAGTAATTCAATATCTTCAACTGAATCATTTAATAAACCATGAGTACCAAAGCGTTTATTCACAATCATATCGCCAGCAACCACTCGTTTGCTTACACCCTCAATAATCATTGAGCCAACACCTTTGAGGATTATATACATTTCTTCATCGTCTCCGTGAGAATGCTCTCCCATTGAACTACCTGGCGGCATAATGACACGAATAGCAAAATCCCAAGCACCATCAAAGTCTTTACGTCTAAATACACGGTAAATATCAATAGAGCCAACACCATCATGACTGTTGTTATCAACTTCTTTATCACAGTTGTAGAAATTACGAATCATTACTGTCCCTTTCTATTTTTCCCAATTAATAACATTTGTTTTTAAAGACTTAAGTCGGCTTTTCTTCGTTAACAAGCATATCAATGAATTTTTCAAATCGCCTTTGTCTGGTTTCGGGTTTCTTCGCACTTGTCAATCCATACGCAATGACAAAATGACTCGATTTATTAAGTGTTTGAAAGAATTGTTTAGCCTTCGGCTTGCTCGCTAATGCTGCTAGGAAATCCATCGGCACTTTCATTTCGCTTGTCACATAGGCGTTCTCCCACCGGCCGTCTGCTTTGGCAGCACGAACAAGTACGAGTCCAGGCTCCGTCATTCGGCCTTCGCTTATCAAACGCTCCACATGCTCTCGATTCCTTTTTGACCAGTTGCTTCGCGCTTTCCTAGGAGTAATTCGCTGGAGATAGGCTTGGTCATCAATTGACTTCTTAATACCGTCAATCCAACCCCAGCACAAAACCTCAATAACGACATCGTTCCAAGTCACACTCGGAATCCCAGTCTTTATCTTGAATATCTTCACCCACAGTTCACTTTCGATGACATGATTCACCTTAAGCCACTGGGCAAGATCTTTCGGCGATGCAAAGGCCATTATTTTCGCTGGATTGGGTTCAGGCATAAAACTAGGTCCTCTTCAGCATAACCCTCATTATGAGGCCTACTACATATGCCTTGCTTATCGGCATGGTATTTTATCGACTCTTCGTTGATGCCTACCGCCCTCAAAGCTTGGACCGATAAAGGCTTGTGTTATTTCTTTCGCCATTTCTAGGTCTATAAACCTTGCTGGTAGAGATAGCATGTTTGCATCATTATGCGACCGAGCCAATTCAGCCACTTCAGTATTCCAAGCTAAAGCACAACGTACGCCTTGATGTTTATTAACAGTCATAGCAATACCATTGCCACTCCCACATATTATGATCCCTAATTCAAAGTCACCACCTTCGATTGCTTTTGCTACTGGATGTACAAAGTCTGGATAGTCACATGAATCAGTCCCATAAGGACCAAAATCTTTAATAGTAAACCCTTGGCTTTCTAATAAGTCAATTAGCTCTTTTTTATATTCAAATCCGGCATGATCGCCACCTAATGCAATTTTCATATTTTAATACACAACCCTCAATAATAGGTGAATGGCTCGATACTTAGTGCTATTGCCGTAAACGCCCCTCTAATAAGTTAATAAGTTAACTATATGCTGGTGGACGATTTGCACAGCAATGGCAGACAGCCTTGGTGACTCTTAATTCAGAGGCTTGTTATAAACCTTCTAACGACTTGCGTAAGTCATTTATGTTTTGAATTCCCAAATTACTGCTTTGCCAACGAAACTTATCACCCTCGAAACGTGGGAATACATGTAGATGATAATGACCTAAATCATTAAACTTACCATTATTTTGAATAAAGCTGATGCCATCAGGGTTAAACTTAGAATCCAACCTACGGTATAAATCTCTAGCCACTTCATTTATCTCTTTGAATACTAACTCTGGAACATCAATGAAATTTTCATAGGGAAACGTTGGGGCTATAAGTAAATGCCCAAAGTTAATAGGATCATAGTCCGCAAAAGCAATAACGTTAGCTGACTCAAAAATGATAACAGCGTCTATTTCACGACTAACTATTTGTTCAACTATCGTCATATTTTCCTTATACTTTCGATTTGGCTTAAAACACCCAAATAATGGGCTAAAAATTGTTGGCTAAATGTTGAAGAACGAAAACAGTCACTGTTTTTATCCTTATTAATTAGCTTATTATAAGTCACTACACATCATAGTAACCTACAGTTAATGTGCTAGCGTTTTCCATTCCTATACCAACACTAGTAACGCGACCACTCTTACTCCAAGTCACATTATAGCTACTACCATTATTGATAATCTCTAAATCAAGCTCAGCCAGAAAAATGCTATTTTCATCAAAATACTTGATTTGGTAGTTGCCCTCGAATTCAGAATTTGCATTCCCAGTAGCTAAACCTGTGCCTCTTCCATAATCATCGTGCACCCAAACTGCTTTTAGCTCGCCAGTGACATCACCTTTTGAATATTGAACATGACCTATATTTGACAATTTAATCACCAATCCTGAGTTGACTTATAGACATAATGACTCCCACAAGGTGCTAGCCTCCAACTTCGTGGGTTAGTTTTAAAAACCAGAGCCATAATATATTTGTCAAAAATATAAAACTGGAGACTAGCATGAGTAAACATAACATAGTTTTTATTGGCATGGACACGCACAAATCATTTATTGAGGTCGTTTATATCGAAGATGTGCGTGGCGTCAAACCAATTCATCTGGGTAAGAAT
This Moritella sp. 5 DNA region includes the following protein-coding sequences:
- a CDS encoding cupin domain-containing protein; the protein is MIRNFYNCDKEVDNNSHDGVGSIDIYRVFRRKDFDGAWDFAIRVIMPPGSSMGEHSHGDDEEMYIILKGVGSMIIEGVSKRVVAGDMIVNKRFGTHGLLNDSVEDIELLIIQASLK
- a CDS encoding YdeI family protein, encoding MPEPNPAKIMAFASPKDLAQWLKVNHVIESELWVKIFKIKTGIPSVTWNDVVIEVLCWGWIDGIKKSIDDQAYLQRITPRKARSNWSKRNREHVERLISEGRMTEPGLVLVRAAKADGRWENAYVTSEMKVPMDFLAALASKPKAKQFFQTLNKSSHFVIAYGLTSAKKPETRQRRFEKFIDMLVNEEKPT
- the rpiB gene encoding ribose 5-phosphate isomerase B, which translates into the protein MKIALGGDHAGFEYKKELIDLLESQGFTIKDFGPYGTDSCDYPDFVHPVAKAIEGGDFELGIIICGSGNGIAMTVNKHQGVRCALAWNTEVAELARSHNDANMLSLPARFIDLEMAKEITQAFIGPSFEGGRHQRRVDKIPCR
- a CDS encoding HIT family protein, yielding MTIVEQIVSREIDAVIIFESANVIAFADYDPINFGHLLIAPTFPYENFIDVPELVFKEINEVARDLYRRLDSKFNPDGISFIQNNGKFNDLGHYHLHVFPRFEGDKFRWQSSNLGIQNINDLRKSLEGL